The Saccharomyces mikatae IFO 1815 strain IFO1815 genome assembly, chromosome: 11 genome has a segment encoding these proteins:
- the CCE1 gene encoding cruciform cutting endonuclease (similar to Saccharomyces cerevisiae MRS1 (YIR021W) and CCE1 (YKL011C); ancestral locus Anc_2.647), with translation MSASHKSKILQLVDSCCQNAKSGQLKSLSFVIGAANGTTKEIKRTYIQEQCKFLEELRQQKIRQGGINILSMDAGVSNFAFSKMQLLNDNPLPKLLDWQKLNLEEKFFQNLKKLSLNPAETSQLVFDLTEYLFESAPIPDMFTIERQRARTMSSRHILEPILKVNILEQILFSNLENKVKYTNRIQNGSKLRYIVRSSDPHRMTSYWCFPREETPVGSKKLKSNKHSKDLRIKLVKKIVSSSILNKGSKDPTELVEFTEIWEKRIRNALAKKKSFKLCDILEFLDNSGVKKDDDLADSFLHSLSWIEWIKNYENIAELLNSTSHSKMEFREVFEFCENKAQELKYLQNTYTTG, from the coding sequence ATGTCGGCATCACATAAGTCAAAAATATTGCAACTTGTTGACTCCTGCTGTCAAAATGCAAAAAGTGGACAACTAAAATCTTTATCCTTCGTTATTGGAGCAGCGAATGGTACGACGAAAGAAATTAAGAGAACTTACATTCAAGAACAGTGTAAATTTCTGGAGGAATTACGgcaacaaaaaataagacAAGGGGGAATTAATATACTGTCTATGGATGCTGGTGTTTCTAATTTTGCCTTCTCTAAAATGCAATTGTTAAATGATAATCCCCTACCTAAATTGCTAGACTGGCAAAAGCTAAACCTTGAAGAGAAATTCTTCCAAAACCTAAAAAAGCTAAGTTTAAATCCTGCTGAAACCTCTCAACTTGTATTTGACCTAACAGAATACTTATTCGAATCTGCCCCAATTCCTGACATGTTCACGATTGAAAGACAGCGTGCCAGAACTATGTCTTCAAGACATATACTAGAACCAATTTTAAAAGTGAATATTCTCGAACAGATCCTTTTTTCGAATTTAGAAAATAAGGTGAAGTATACCAATAGAATACAGAATGGTTCTAAGCTGCGGTATATAGTACGCTCGTCAGATCCACATCGGATGACCTCATATTGGTGCTTTCCTAGAGAAGAAACACCGGTTGGCTCTAAAAAGTTGAAATCTAACAAACATAGCAAGGATTTAAGAATAAAACTGGTCAAAAAAATAGTTTCAAGCTCGATACTTAATAAGGGTTCGAAAGATCCTACAGAACTAGTTGAGTTTACTGAAATTTGGGAAAAAAGGATACGAAATGCACTtgctaaaaagaaaagtttcaaGCTCTGTGATATTCTAGAGTTCTTGGATAATTCAGGAGTAAAAAAGGACGATGATTTGGCCGATTCATTTCTTCACTCGTTGTCATGGATAGAGTGgataaaaaattatgaaaaTATTGCTGAGCTTTTAAATTCAACATCACATTCTAAAATGGAGTTCCGAGAAGTGTTCGAATTTTGTGAAAATAAGGCACAAGAACTGAAATATTTACAGAACACTTATACCACAGGCTAg